The proteins below are encoded in one region of Metabacillus dongyingensis:
- a CDS encoding carbohydrate ABC transporter permease, which produces MKTKTMKQPVYLTSKERYKQWTLGIILTIGGFLISIPFIWMILSAFKTESEVMQIPPTLWPSEFTLENFVNLFANMNFTVYLKNTIIVVLFSFAGLFLNAMAGYAFAKFNFKGREKIFYMVLATMMIPGQVTMIPVYLILNQLQLTNTMAGIVLPGLVGAFSIFLFRQFMSTIPDELLEAARLDGASEFRVFVQVVLPISKPILAVQGILTFIAGWNSFLWPLIIANDEALYTLSVGLSLLKGQYGGNFALQMAGSTFMVVPIIIIFILFQKHIIEGYTISGMK; this is translated from the coding sequence ATGAAAACAAAGACAATGAAACAGCCTGTGTATTTAACTTCAAAAGAGCGTTATAAACAGTGGACACTTGGCATCATTTTAACAATTGGCGGCTTTCTTATCTCCATTCCATTCATATGGATGATACTCTCTGCTTTTAAAACTGAGAGTGAAGTCATGCAGATACCGCCAACATTATGGCCAAGTGAATTTACTCTTGAAAATTTTGTTAATCTGTTCGCAAACATGAATTTTACCGTTTACTTAAAAAACACCATTATCGTAGTGCTTTTTTCTTTTGCTGGATTGTTTCTAAATGCGATGGCGGGTTATGCATTTGCAAAATTTAATTTTAAAGGAAGAGAAAAGATTTTTTATATGGTGCTTGCTACTATGATGATTCCTGGACAAGTCACTATGATTCCTGTTTATTTAATTTTAAATCAATTGCAGCTGACAAATACAATGGCTGGAATTGTCCTGCCTGGTCTTGTTGGAGCCTTCAGTATTTTTCTGTTCAGGCAATTTATGTCCACAATACCAGATGAATTACTTGAGGCGGCAAGACTGGATGGGGCAAGCGAATTTCGCGTCTTCGTACAAGTCGTTCTGCCGATATCTAAGCCGATTCTTGCTGTTCAGGGAATCCTGACATTTATTGCAGGATGGAACAGCTTCCTCTGGCCATTGATTATCGCAAATGACGAAGCACTGTATACCCTCTCAGTTGGTTTGTCTTTATTAAAAGGCCAGTATGGCGGAAACTTTGCCCTTCAGATGGCTGGATCAACCTTTATGGTTGTTCCAATCATAATCATTTTCATCTTATTTCAGAAGCACATCATTGAAGGATATACGATATCGGGAATGAAATAA
- a CDS encoding carbohydrate ABC transporter permease produces MKTIINNKTPYFFIAPAIILLFLFSLLPIFVALIISFTDIDLAGLADWSTINFIGLRNYTDVLSDEIFIKSILNTLFYVIFGVPLVIICSLGIALLINYGKARIFKAFRAVFYMPSITNVVAVAVVWSYLYNPQFGLFNYILELLHIPPVPWLQHPVMAKVSLIALALWRAIGINMIIFLAALQGIPKTYYEAAQLDGASDWKQLTKITIPLLRYAIFFVSITTMIGWLQFFEEPFIMTKGGPLDSTTSVALFIYRNGFQLSNFGYAAAGSFILFIAIIIVTMIQFRLQKKDVDY; encoded by the coding sequence TTGAAAACCATCATTAACAACAAAACACCATATTTCTTCATAGCGCCTGCGATTATCTTGTTGTTCTTGTTTTCATTGCTGCCAATCTTCGTGGCGCTGATCATCAGTTTCACTGATATTGATTTAGCAGGCTTAGCAGATTGGTCAACTATTAACTTTATTGGGCTGCGAAATTATACAGATGTTTTAAGCGATGAGATTTTCATTAAATCTATCCTTAACACCCTTTTTTATGTAATCTTTGGGGTTCCGCTTGTGATTATCTGTTCCCTTGGAATCGCTTTGCTTATTAACTATGGAAAAGCACGTATTTTTAAAGCCTTCAGAGCTGTATTCTACATGCCCTCGATCACTAATGTTGTGGCAGTCGCCGTTGTATGGAGTTATTTATATAACCCTCAATTTGGTTTGTTTAACTACATATTGGAGCTTCTCCACATTCCTCCTGTCCCCTGGCTGCAGCACCCTGTTATGGCAAAAGTATCATTAATTGCATTAGCATTATGGCGGGCTATTGGGATCAATATGATTATTTTTTTAGCAGCGCTTCAAGGTATCCCCAAAACGTATTATGAGGCGGCTCAGCTTGACGGTGCAAGTGATTGGAAACAGTTAACAAAAATAACCATCCCTTTGCTGCGCTATGCGATTTTCTTTGTCTCGATTACTACGATGATTGGCTGGCTGCAGTTTTTTGAGGAACCATTTATTATGACGAAGGGCGGACCGCTTGACAGCACAACCTCCGTCGCCTTATTTATTTACCGTAATGGATTTCAGCTCAGCAACTTTGGCTATGCAGCTGCTGGCTCGTTTATCTTGTTTATCGCCATCATCATTGTGACAATGATTCAATTCAGATTACAGAAGAAAGATGTTGATTATTGA
- a CDS encoding sugar ABC transporter substrate-binding protein: MKKNSAKFKSKKWISAAVLGTLLVSGTLAGCSSNSASSDKTTITVWGMGEEAKSLPKIADEFEKENPKIDVKVQAIPWDTAHDKLLTAVASKKGPDVLQMGTTWIPEFASANALMDLTPHIKDYPELDPAKYYEGSVETTKFEDKTVGVPWYIDTRVLYYRTDLLKEAGYNEAPKTWNELQDAAKKLSERGKGKYGISLDIKEQSLAFMFARQNGSTLLDEQNKPLFNEPEFTEAVEYLNGFFKNGSAPKDELGIDIIQGFRDDGILPMFISGPWMIKLINDQAPELEGKWATAVLPAKENNISALGGSNLSIFEHTKNKDASLKFLAYMSKPETQLKWMEMTNSLPSTKAAWEDESLKENPLYKTFGEQMKHSQSMPVMKEWEKIAQTYLSTFEKIYRGGADVEKELDQFNKKSEEILNK; this comes from the coding sequence ATGAAGAAGAATTCTGCTAAATTTAAAAGCAAAAAATGGATCAGTGCAGCAGTATTAGGCACATTGCTGGTTTCCGGTACGCTTGCAGGCTGTTCAAGTAATTCTGCATCATCAGATAAAACCACGATCACAGTATGGGGCATGGGCGAGGAAGCGAAGTCCCTTCCAAAAATTGCTGATGAATTTGAAAAGGAAAACCCGAAAATTGACGTAAAAGTTCAGGCAATTCCATGGGATACAGCGCATGATAAATTATTAACCGCTGTTGCTTCAAAAAAAGGCCCTGATGTACTGCAGATGGGGACGACTTGGATTCCTGAATTTGCTTCTGCAAATGCATTAATGGACTTAACACCCCATATCAAAGATTATCCAGAACTTGATCCTGCCAAGTATTATGAAGGATCCGTAGAAACAACGAAATTTGAAGATAAAACGGTTGGAGTTCCTTGGTACATTGATACGCGAGTTCTCTATTATCGTACAGATTTACTAAAAGAAGCAGGCTATAACGAAGCACCAAAGACATGGAATGAACTTCAGGATGCAGCAAAAAAATTATCTGAACGCGGCAAAGGCAAGTATGGCATAAGCCTTGATATAAAAGAACAAAGCCTGGCATTCATGTTCGCAAGACAAAATGGTTCAACCCTGCTTGATGAACAAAATAAGCCGCTGTTTAACGAACCTGAATTTACTGAAGCTGTTGAGTACTTAAACGGATTTTTCAAGAATGGTTCAGCGCCTAAAGATGAACTGGGAATTGATATCATCCAAGGCTTCCGTGATGACGGTATTCTTCCAATGTTCATCAGCGGCCCATGGATGATTAAACTGATTAATGACCAGGCACCAGAACTTGAAGGAAAATGGGCTACTGCTGTTCTTCCTGCAAAAGAAAATAATATCTCGGCACTTGGCGGATCAAATCTATCGATCTTTGAACATACAAAAAATAAAGATGCATCTCTGAAATTCTTAGCGTACATGAGTAAACCTGAAACACAGCTTAAGTGGATGGAAATGACAAATTCACTGCCATCAACAAAAGCAGCTTGGGAAGATGAATCCTTAAAAGAAAACCCTCTTTACAAAACGTTTGGAGAGCAAATGAAGCATTCACAATCAATGCCTGTTATGAAGGAATGGGAAAAAATCGCACAAACTTACTTAAGCACTTTTGAAAAGATTTACCGCGGCGGTGCAGATGTTGAAAAAGAATTAGATCAATTCAACAAGAAGTCCGAAGAAATTTTAAACAAATAA
- a CDS encoding glycoside hydrolase family 3 N-terminal domain-containing protein, translating into MKQKLNSMIQKMTLDEKIAQFIQLAAPFYKGASSEGQITGPMADMGITKDVIQNSGSVLGASGAQETMDIQTAHMKENRLGIPLLFMADVVHGYKTIFPVPLAVGCSWDPELAEKSAEIAAKEAAVSGVHVTFAPMVDLVRDPRWGRVMESTGEDPYLNSLFSKAFVLGFQGADLTSDLNRVAACVKHFAAYGAAEGGRDYNTVDMSERALREYYLPSYKAALDAGCEMVMTAFNTVDGIPASGNKKLMRDVLRNEWGFDGVLISDWGAVKELIPHGVAADESEAALKAFQAGVDIEMMTACYVKHLKSLIDANLLDERLVDEAVMRILELKQKLGLFDNPYRGADVQLEKEVVLSREHRQTARELAAKSCVLLKNKNVLPLKASQNIALIGPFAESGDLLGPWSWLGSKNETVKLIDGFQMKIDSSKLQTAIGCEIEDGDKSQLEEALKAAQKADVIVLALGEHSGMSGEAKSRSNIRLPEIQVELIKTMKQLHKPIVTVLFNGRPLDLHGVIDQSDAVLEAWYPGTEGGAAIADLLYGDVHPSGRLSMSFPYSVGQVPVYYNSFNTGRPPENAQDEYVSKYLDIPNEPLLPFGFGLSYTNFAYSGARLSADEITQNETLQVSVKVTNTGEAAGEETVQLYVQDIACEVIRPLKELKDFRKIHLQPGETKEVTFKLSEAKLRYHHSDLTYKSDPGKFRIYIGPNSADVMALPFELLKEYEG; encoded by the coding sequence GTGAAGCAGAAACTAAACTCTATGATCCAAAAGATGACACTAGATGAAAAGATTGCTCAGTTTATTCAGCTCGCAGCTCCTTTTTATAAAGGAGCAAGCAGTGAAGGGCAAATAACAGGCCCTATGGCAGACATGGGAATCACAAAGGATGTCATTCAAAATAGCGGCTCCGTTTTAGGTGCATCAGGAGCGCAAGAAACAATGGATATTCAAACTGCCCATATGAAAGAAAACCGATTAGGAATACCGCTATTATTCATGGCGGATGTGGTTCACGGTTATAAGACAATTTTTCCTGTACCGCTTGCTGTCGGATGCTCATGGGATCCTGAATTAGCTGAAAAAAGTGCGGAAATTGCTGCTAAAGAAGCAGCTGTGTCTGGGGTTCATGTGACATTTGCACCCATGGTTGATTTAGTCCGCGATCCGAGATGGGGTCGAGTGATGGAATCAACAGGAGAAGATCCATATCTTAATAGTCTATTTTCAAAAGCATTCGTTCTCGGTTTTCAGGGTGCGGATTTAACATCCGATCTGAATCGGGTAGCGGCGTGCGTGAAGCACTTTGCCGCTTATGGTGCCGCAGAAGGCGGACGTGATTACAATACCGTTGATATGTCTGAGCGTGCGCTGCGTGAATATTATCTTCCCTCTTATAAGGCAGCGCTTGATGCAGGCTGCGAGATGGTTATGACGGCTTTTAATACGGTAGATGGCATTCCTGCAAGCGGAAATAAAAAGCTGATGCGGGATGTACTGAGAAATGAATGGGGATTTGACGGTGTTCTTATTTCTGATTGGGGAGCAGTCAAAGAGCTGATTCCCCACGGCGTCGCCGCTGATGAATCAGAAGCAGCCCTTAAAGCTTTCCAGGCAGGAGTTGATATTGAAATGATGACTGCTTGTTACGTAAAACATTTAAAGAGTTTAATAGATGCCAATTTGCTCGATGAAAGGCTTGTTGATGAAGCAGTCATGAGAATTTTGGAGCTGAAGCAAAAATTAGGATTATTTGATAACCCGTATCGGGGTGCAGATGTGCAGCTTGAAAAAGAAGTAGTTCTTAGCAGGGAGCACCGCCAAACAGCGAGAGAGCTTGCAGCCAAGTCTTGTGTTCTATTAAAGAATAAAAACGTTCTTCCTTTGAAGGCAAGCCAGAATATAGCGCTCATTGGACCGTTTGCGGAAAGCGGAGATCTTTTAGGGCCATGGTCATGGCTCGGTTCAAAAAATGAAACGGTAAAGCTTATAGATGGGTTTCAAATGAAAATAGATTCTTCAAAGCTCCAGACTGCCATAGGCTGTGAGATTGAAGATGGGGATAAAAGTCAGCTTGAAGAAGCTCTAAAGGCAGCACAAAAAGCGGATGTGATCGTTCTTGCTTTAGGCGAGCATTCTGGTATGAGCGGAGAAGCAAAAAGCAGGTCTAATATCCGTCTTCCTGAAATACAGGTTGAGTTAATCAAGACAATGAAACAGCTGCATAAACCGATTGTAACAGTTCTCTTTAATGGCCGTCCTTTGGATTTGCACGGTGTGATCGATCAATCGGATGCTGTCCTGGAAGCGTGGTATCCTGGGACAGAGGGCGGTGCAGCCATAGCAGATTTATTATATGGAGACGTTCATCCATCAGGTCGTTTATCAATGTCATTTCCATACTCTGTCGGACAAGTGCCTGTCTACTACAATAGCTTCAACACCGGCCGCCCGCCTGAAAATGCACAGGATGAGTATGTTTCGAAATATTTGGATATCCCTAATGAACCGCTGCTTCCTTTTGGATTCGGTCTAAGCTATACAAACTTTGCTTATAGCGGTGCCCGCCTATCTGCAGATGAGATTACACAAAATGAGACTTTGCAAGTATCAGTGAAGGTGACAAATACGGGAGAAGCAGCAGGGGAAGAAACCGTACAATTATACGTTCAAGATATTGCTTGCGAAGTAATCCGTCCTTTAAAAGAACTAAAAGATTTCCGGAAAATTCACCTCCAGCCGGGGGAAACAAAAGAAGTGACCTTCAAATTATCCGAAGCAAAGCTTCGCTACCATCATTCAGATCTGACCTATAAAAGTGACCCTGGCAAGTTTCGTATTTATATAGGTCCAAACAGTGCGGATGTTATGGCTCTGCCATTCGAATTATTGAAAGAATATGAGGGATAA
- a CDS encoding GH36-type glycosyl hydrolase domain-containing protein, translating to MTMMTDSTFEIKAGDFCFSFFNSGDLRLAAHKDTMINQWIANPIDGSLNNLYLRLHKENEIEFFPLIGVQSNSTVSFSDSEVIWEGKAEQVSYQVTFHLTKRGIWYWNIDLDGHDVSADVVYGQDIGIADKGAVRTNEAYLSQYIDHRAFEHDRLGYVVCSRQNQPQSSGFPYIQQGALTKAAGYSTDGFQFYGLSYKEKNIPEALLKKNLANEVYQYEFAYTALQSERVTLEGKAQVVFYGLFKENHPEAVAVLEYSNEAEDAWNEYRTESRKQSQSIEKVSISSDIGTPLKTLSMSLEEINQFFPNRHQEEWEGDTLLSFFTDTHEHIVLKEKEMLVERPHGHILMTGNNDKVSEHILTTSSFMYGVFNSQLVIGNTSYNKMLTNTRNALNVMKTSGQRIYAEIEGVYQLLTMPSLFEMGFNYARWYYKLEKDMLIITNFTTVDSPEVHLHVRSLNGSAYRYLVTNQVSMNNNEYETSFKMVKDGQTLTFHADAASDSAGVYPELKYRLHLDGANAVIKDESTLAQNAEPHSASLVVMELSASNEWTIRITGHLNGEERSSSLLDAEQEIERYRTFYKGVMNGFHLSMPGGESEEVEKVNDLAWWYTHNMLVHYSVPHGLEQYGGAAWGTRDVCQGPAEYFMATQNYDSVREMIKIVYSHQYEDDGNWPQWFMFDNYFKIQHGESHGDIIVWPLKVLGDYLAVTKDYSILTEKVPYTIRGSFQFTDGEKTILEHANKEIDYIKEHFLHDTCLSSYGDGDWDDTLQPANASLKKYMVSSWTVALTYQVISQFSQCLREVDEKEAESLLNLAAGIKADFNKYMLQTDVIPGFIYMEKMGEEELMLHPDDTKTGISYRLLPMTRSMISELLTPEQAEAHYKLIKRELYCPDGVRLMNRPAKYAGGVSTHFKRAEQAANFGREVGLQYVHAHIRYVEAMAKLGKVDEVWDGLSIINPVGIIQSVPNAERRQSNAYFSSSDGKFNTRYEAQERFNELRDGTAPVKGGWRIYSSGPGIYMNQLISNCLGIRQFQGDLIIDPVIPQRLDGLKFQFEYMGRQITFNYHIKGKKLSHVLINGNEIEGEVLKNQYRAGGLRISRDELEKGLEHHTAEIEIFM from the coding sequence ATGACAATGATGACGGATTCAACATTTGAAATTAAAGCGGGAGATTTTTGCTTCAGCTTTTTTAACAGCGGTGATCTGCGATTAGCCGCCCATAAAGACACAATGATTAATCAGTGGATTGCAAATCCAATAGACGGTTCATTAAATAATCTGTATTTGCGCTTGCATAAAGAGAATGAGATTGAATTTTTCCCTTTGATTGGCGTACAATCCAACAGCACAGTATCATTTTCAGATTCCGAGGTTATTTGGGAAGGAAAAGCAGAACAAGTTTCTTATCAAGTGACGTTTCATTTAACAAAAAGAGGCATTTGGTATTGGAATATTGATCTTGATGGGCATGACGTAAGTGCAGACGTAGTTTATGGACAAGATATAGGAATTGCAGACAAAGGGGCTGTCCGTACAAACGAAGCATACCTTTCCCAATATATTGATCATCGTGCATTTGAACATGATCGTCTCGGATATGTGGTCTGCTCCCGCCAAAATCAGCCTCAGAGTTCTGGTTTTCCTTATATTCAACAGGGTGCTCTGACAAAAGCTGCTGGTTACTCAACGGACGGATTTCAGTTTTATGGATTATCTTATAAAGAAAAAAACATTCCTGAAGCTTTACTGAAAAAAAATCTGGCAAATGAAGTGTACCAATATGAATTTGCTTATACAGCCCTTCAATCTGAAAGAGTGACATTAGAAGGCAAAGCCCAGGTTGTTTTTTATGGGCTGTTTAAAGAAAATCATCCGGAAGCCGTTGCCGTACTGGAATATTCAAATGAGGCAGAGGATGCTTGGAACGAATACCGGACAGAAAGCAGGAAACAATCTCAATCTATTGAAAAGGTTTCAATATCTTCTGACATAGGAACTCCGTTAAAAACATTATCTATGTCTTTAGAAGAAATTAATCAATTCTTTCCAAACAGACATCAGGAAGAATGGGAAGGAGACACCCTGCTTTCCTTCTTTACAGATACACATGAGCATATCGTTTTAAAGGAAAAGGAAATGCTTGTCGAACGTCCGCATGGCCATATTCTGATGACCGGGAACAATGATAAAGTGTCCGAACACATCCTGACTACCTCTTCCTTTATGTATGGGGTATTTAACTCGCAGCTTGTAATCGGCAATACATCCTACAATAAAATGTTAACAAATACTCGTAATGCGCTGAATGTGATGAAAACATCCGGACAGCGCATATACGCGGAAATCGAAGGCGTTTATCAGCTTTTAACTATGCCTTCGCTGTTTGAAATGGGATTCAATTATGCCCGCTGGTACTATAAGCTTGAAAAAGATATGCTGATTATTACAAATTTCACGACAGTTGATTCACCTGAAGTTCATTTGCATGTCCGTTCTTTAAATGGCAGCGCCTATCGCTATCTTGTTACGAACCAAGTTTCAATGAACAATAATGAATATGAGACCTCGTTCAAAATGGTGAAAGATGGACAAACTCTCACTTTTCATGCAGATGCTGCTTCAGATAGTGCTGGTGTTTATCCGGAATTAAAATATCGTCTTCATCTAGATGGTGCAAATGCGGTGATCAAAGATGAAAGCACACTTGCTCAAAATGCGGAGCCCCATTCTGCTTCCTTAGTTGTAATGGAGCTATCCGCATCAAATGAATGGACCATTCGAATCACGGGGCATCTGAACGGGGAAGAACGGTCTTCATCACTTCTTGACGCAGAACAGGAAATTGAGCGCTATCGTACGTTTTATAAAGGGGTAATGAATGGATTCCATTTATCAATGCCAGGCGGTGAATCTGAAGAAGTTGAAAAGGTAAATGACCTTGCCTGGTGGTACACACATAACATGCTTGTGCATTATTCTGTTCCTCACGGCCTTGAGCAATACGGAGGAGCCGCATGGGGCACACGGGATGTATGCCAGGGGCCGGCTGAATATTTCATGGCAACCCAAAACTATGATTCCGTTCGCGAAATGATCAAAATCGTGTACTCTCATCAATATGAAGATGATGGAAATTGGCCGCAATGGTTTATGTTTGACAACTATTTTAAGATTCAGCATGGAGAAAGTCACGGTGACATTATCGTCTGGCCTCTTAAAGTATTGGGTGATTACCTTGCTGTTACGAAGGACTACAGTATTTTAACTGAAAAAGTGCCTTATACCATCCGCGGATCTTTTCAATTTACAGATGGAGAAAAAACAATTTTAGAGCATGCAAACAAGGAAATTGACTATATTAAAGAGCACTTTTTACATGACACCTGTTTATCTTCTTACGGGGACGGAGATTGGGATGATACTCTTCAGCCGGCAAATGCCAGTCTGAAAAAATACATGGTCAGCAGCTGGACAGTGGCATTGACATATCAGGTGATCAGCCAGTTTTCACAATGTCTGAGGGAAGTGGATGAGAAAGAGGCAGAAAGCCTTTTGAATCTTGCTGCAGGAATTAAAGCTGATTTCAATAAATATATGCTTCAGACTGATGTGATTCCTGGGTTTATTTATATGGAAAAAATGGGTGAGGAAGAGCTTATGCTGCATCCTGATGATACGAAAACAGGCATCAGCTATCGGCTTCTTCCAATGACGCGGAGCATGATCAGTGAATTGCTGACGCCAGAACAGGCGGAAGCACATTACAAGCTGATTAAACGTGAACTTTACTGCCCGGACGGTGTCCGATTAATGAACCGTCCAGCAAAGTATGCAGGAGGGGTAAGCACTCACTTCAAACGGGCAGAACAAGCAGCAAATTTCGGACGTGAGGTAGGACTTCAATATGTTCATGCTCATATCCGTTATGTTGAAGCGATGGCTAAGCTCGGAAAAGTAGATGAGGTTTGGGACGGACTTTCGATTATTAATCCGGTTGGCATTATTCAATCCGTCCCAAACGCGGAACGCCGCCAAAGCAATGCGTACTTCAGCAGCTCGGACGGGAAATTCAATACTCGCTATGAAGCACAAGAAAGGTTTAACGAATTGCGCGATGGCACAGCTCCTGTGAAAGGCGGATGGAGAATTTATTCAAGCGGGCCTGGCATTTATATGAATCAATTAATTTCCAATTGCCTCGGAATCCGGCAATTTCAAGGTGACTTAATCATCGATCCCGTGATTCCTCAAAGATTAGATGGCCTTAAATTCCAATTTGAGTATATGGGACGGCAAATAACGTTTAATTATCACATAAAAGGTAAAAAACTAAGCCATGTTCTAATTAATGGAAATGAGATTGAAGGGGAAGTCCTAAAGAATCAATACCGCGCGGGCGGTTTACGCATTTCAAGAGATGAACTGGAAAAAGGGCTTGAACACCATACAGCTGAGATTGAAATCTTCATGTAA
- a CDS encoding LacI family DNA-binding transcriptional regulator yields the protein MVSIKDIAKKAGVSISTVSYALNGSPKVTEETSAKILAIAKDLNYIPNASARNLKKRETKVIGVYLTDFSGAFYGQLLQGILESLSRNDYGLIVCSGEHSHRYLPERMIDGAIVLDSTFSSDELLTYAERGHKIVILDRQIEHPNINQVLLDNKAGATLAIDHIVEKGHTKLYVVTGPEDSFDSMQRLHAVRQAAKRYRHIEYTEIAGDFTKEAGERAAEQIMNEYDQIAAAFCLNDEMAIGMYNYLANTEYRAGEHIHIIGFDNLEVSHYTKPRLSTIDYSKRKWGALASEQLLKLIKGVPVENERIYVTLIEGESISEKKA from the coding sequence TTGGTCAGTATTAAAGATATTGCTAAAAAAGCAGGAGTTTCCATTTCGACGGTTTCATACGCACTAAACGGCAGCCCGAAAGTAACAGAAGAAACCTCTGCCAAAATTTTAGCTATTGCCAAAGATTTAAATTATATTCCTAATGCTTCGGCCCGTAACCTTAAAAAGAGAGAGACGAAAGTCATTGGTGTCTATTTGACTGATTTCAGCGGAGCATTTTATGGCCAATTGCTTCAGGGGATTTTGGAATCTCTCAGCAGGAACGACTACGGACTGATTGTGTGCAGCGGAGAGCATTCTCACCGGTATTTGCCTGAGCGCATGATTGATGGTGCAATTGTTCTCGATTCAACTTTTTCAAGCGACGAACTTTTGACGTATGCAGAGCGGGGGCACAAAATTGTGATTCTCGACCGGCAAATTGAACATCCCAATATTAATCAGGTTTTATTGGATAATAAAGCTGGCGCCACACTTGCCATTGATCATATTGTTGAAAAAGGACATACAAAACTGTATGTGGTGACAGGTCCGGAAGATTCATTTGATTCTATGCAGAGATTACACGCAGTAAGACAAGCCGCAAAAAGGTATCGGCATATAGAATATACAGAAATAGCAGGGGACTTTACTAAAGAAGCAGGTGAGCGGGCCGCTGAGCAAATAATGAATGAATATGATCAAATTGCTGCTGCCTTTTGTTTAAATGATGAAATGGCTATCGGCATGTACAATTATTTGGCTAATACAGAGTACAGGGCAGGAGAGCATATTCATATCATCGGATTTGACAACCTGGAGGTTTCACATTACACTAAGCCCCGTCTATCTACAATTGACTATTCAAAACGCAAATGGGGTGCACTGGCTTCTGAGCAATTATTGAAGCTGATCAAGGGTGTTCCTGTTGAAAATGAACGGATTTATGTTACCTTGATTGAAGGCGAATCGATTAGTGAAAAAAAAGCTTAA
- a CDS encoding reverse transcriptase domain-containing protein — MRYADDFVCCFQYKSEGQEFFHSLKMRLKKFNLEIAEDKTKIIPFGRFAEKNANQKGEGKPATFDFLGFTNSRNLKNG; from the coding sequence GTGAGATATGCAGATGATTTTGTTTGTTGTTTTCAATATAAGAGTGAAGGTCAGGAATTCTTCCATTCTTTAAAGATGAGATTAAAGAAGTTTAACCTAGAAATAGCTGAGGATAAAACCAAAATTATTCCCTTCGGGAGGTTTGCGGAGAAAAATGCAAATCAAAAGGGAGAGGGTAAACCAGCAACCTTTGATTTCTTAGGCTTTACAAACTCAAGGAATCTAAAGAATGGTTAA